A genomic region of Candidatus Poribacteria bacterium contains the following coding sequences:
- a CDS encoding serpin family protein, which translates to MSKQRNHLILIGSIGIALLCLWGCFDIDFVRDIIGDALETSEDSDVSSVTSANTRFGFKLLHDLRERDPGGNIFISPLSISIALTMTYNGAVGETERAMAEVLEIDALDFSTINNSNKALRNSLENPDPKVEISIANSIWSRQGVDFNPEFLERNRVFFGAEIASLDFSSPQATETINEWVKTNTNGKIEKIIDRINPQTLLFLINAIYFKGNWQDEFNKSRTRTGVFHLTNGSEKQVQMMRREGEYPYLRGENFEATSLPYGDGRVSMYIFLPNRDSNLNKFLGNLNAENWKGWISQFQDRRQTMMLPRFKLEYEVGLNDTLEALGMGIAFGDGADFSNMGPSLFISEVTHKTFVEVNEEGTEAAAVTAVVGVTSVPPVFRVDRPFFFAIYDAETEAILFMGIVTEPM; encoded by the coding sequence ATGAGCAAACAGCGAAACCACTTAATCCTTATTGGATCCATAGGCATAGCTTTGTTGTGTCTGTGGGGGTGTTTTGATATTGATTTTGTAAGGGATATTATCGGTGATGCCCTAGAAACCAGTGAGGATTCGGACGTTTCAAGCGTTACTTCGGCTAATACACGATTTGGGTTCAAGTTGCTTCACGATCTGCGGGAACGAGATCCCGGCGGGAATATTTTTATCTCTCCGTTAAGCATCTCAATTGCGCTGACCATGACTTATAATGGCGCAGTTGGAGAGACAGAACGCGCTATGGCAGAAGTGCTAGAGATAGATGCGTTGGATTTCTCAACGATTAATAATTCCAATAAGGCATTACGAAACAGCCTTGAGAATCCTGACCCCAAAGTTGAAATCTCAATTGCAAACTCAATCTGGTCCCGTCAGGGTGTTGACTTTAACCCTGAATTTTTGGAGCGAAATCGGGTATTTTTTGGAGCGGAGATTGCCTCACTCGATTTTAGCTCGCCGCAGGCGACGGAAACCATCAACGAATGGGTTAAGACAAATACGAATGGCAAGATTGAGAAAATCATTGATAGGATTAACCCGCAAACACTGCTATTCTTGATTAACGCTATCTATTTCAAGGGAAACTGGCAGGACGAGTTCAATAAGTCAAGGACACGAACGGGTGTTTTTCATCTGACAAATGGCAGTGAGAAGCAGGTACAGATGATGCGTCGAGAGGGGGAGTACCCATACCTCCGTGGCGAGAATTTTGAAGCAACCAGCTTACCGTATGGCGATGGGCGAGTGAGTATGTATATCTTCCTTCCCAACCGGGATTCTAACCTCAATAAATTTTTGGGCAATCTAAATGCGGAAAATTGGAAGGGGTGGATATCACAGTTTCAGGATAGAAGGCAAACTATGATGCTGCCCCGATTCAAACTAGAATACGAAGTAGGACTCAACGACACACTTGAGGCACTAGGAATGGGAATCGCTTTTGGCGACGGTGCCGATTTTAGCAATATGGGCCCCAGTCTTTTTATCAGTGAAGTAACGCATAAAACCTTCGTGGAAGTTAACGAAGAGGGAACGGAGGCGGCGGCTGTCACTGCTGTTGTGGGAGTGACATCTGTACCACCAGTATTCCGGGTAGACCGTCCGTTCTTTTTCGCCATTTATGACGCTGAGACAGAGGCCATATTGTTCATGGGAATTGTTACAGAGCCGATGTAG
- a CDS encoding site-specific DNA-methyltransferase, translated as MATEPLPRLDSDTEIRKELLPYCRLNPGDVWEDPLQGHKVGVLDATCPDAVAKIMGGKKAKVAVNDPPYNVSVGNKTTQNLNKLNLAEYMEFSRNWVANTIDILDENSHFYAWLGADQKDSFQPLPDFMVMMREFEDLEARSFITLRNQRGYGTQKNWMAIRQELLYYTKGNPDFAVVYTDIPKILRGYYKTVGGKRVENLERSRSDNIRPGNVWVDIQQVFYRMEENVPGAYAQKPLKAVERIIRACSREEDLVVDIFAHSGTTLIGCERLGRVCYTSDIDPIFAEITIRRLEHFRETRRTGFQFQNPFGELEASRVNMAKI; from the coding sequence ATGGCTACAGAACCTTTGCCAAGGCTTGATTCTGACACCGAAATTCGGAAGGAGCTATTACCCTATTGTAGGCTCAACCCCGGAGATGTTTGGGAAGATCCCTTACAAGGGCACAAGGTCGGAGTGTTAGATGCCACCTGTCCTGATGCGGTAGCGAAAATAATGGGCGGCAAAAAGGCAAAGGTAGCTGTGAACGACCCACCTTACAATGTGAGTGTCGGAAATAAAACGACCCAAAATCTGAATAAGCTAAATTTAGCTGAATATATGGAGTTTTCTAGGAACTGGGTAGCAAATACGATCGACATATTGGATGAAAACTCTCATTTCTACGCATGGTTGGGCGCAGATCAGAAAGACAGTTTCCAACCTTTGCCCGATTTTATGGTCATGATGCGGGAATTTGAGGACCTAGAGGCGAGAAGTTTCATTACGCTGCGGAACCAGAGGGGGTACGGCACTCAGAAAAATTGGATGGCGATAAGACAGGAGTTACTCTACTACACGAAGGGCAACCCCGACTTCGCTGTTGTTTATACCGATATACCTAAAATTTTACGCGGCTATTATAAAACGGTGGGTGGGAAACGAGTGGAGAACTTGGAGCGGAGTCGATCCGATAATATCAGACCCGGCAATGTGTGGGTTGATATTCAGCAGGTCTTTTATCGGATGGAAGAGAATGTCCCCGGTGCTTATGCCCAAAAACCGCTGAAGGCAGTTGAACGGATTATCAGAGCCTGTAGCCGTGAGGAAGATTTGGTTGTGGACATCTTCGCGCATTCAGGAACGACGTTAATTGGCTGCGAAAGATTGGGGCGCGTGTGCTATACATCTGACATTGACCCGATCTTCGCTGAAATTACAATCAGGCGGTTAGAGCACTTTCGTGAGACGCGCAGAACCGGTTTTCAATTTCAGAATCCTTTCGGGGAACTAGAAGCCTCAAGGGTCAACATGGCAAAGATATGA